In Populus nigra chromosome 1, ddPopNigr1.1, whole genome shotgun sequence, one genomic interval encodes:
- the LOC133690470 gene encoding uncharacterized protein LOC133690470 gives MEKSSRIKGAESVLNLEPNSSIAIGYHALFGSHDDLMLLEIDEKLLPDILHERVALRGQLDEDSVLCTPSKTYAIKFVGNSNSPFLIPPSGQFALCENSQDFDGEINDFAPVIKVAPGNMELVEVAPKLDRLKLLLSENPYSYEDVLEMDFMEDVEKNKARLYNWDDLVERVQASDEELRNGLCALSAVEIDGFWRIVDEKYMDMILRMLLHNSILNDWSLDALNEDDVMSVLVSDGFPDKLACHCLHVYGSKVDGDVGRTCVWRLDESRVCVHFARQILSAGKKKMETFMAEWLQRIPGRMQASFNMLEGEVLTEKLGVETWVYSFSVSSLPLTPAERFNMLFRERSKWEWKDLQPYIRDLKVPGLSSEGLLLKYTRRTQPTLDADPVFSSR, from the exons ATGGAAAAATCATCACGGATAAAAGGAGCAGAATCGGTGTTAAATCTTGAACCAAACTCTTCGATTGCTATTGGGTATCACGCTCTCTTTGGTTCTCATGATGATCTGATGCTCCTTGAGATTGATGAGAAACTCCTCCCTGATATCCTCCACGAGAG GGTGGCGTTAAGAGGCCAGCTGGATGAAGATTCAGTGCTTTGTACTCCGTCAAAAACTTATGCCATTAAGTTTGTTGGAAATTCTAATTCTCCATTCCTTATACCCCCGTCAGGTCAATTCGCACTCTGTGAAAATTCACAAGATTTTGATGGGGAAATTAATGATTTTGCACCTGTCATTAAAGTTGCACCTGGAAACATGGAGCTCGTTGAGGTTGCTCCCAAGCTTGACAGGCTTAAATTGCTTCTTTCAGAAAATCCTTACAGCTATGAGGATGTTTTAGAAATGGATTTCATGGAGGATGTGGAGAAAAATAAAGCAAGATTGTATAATTGGGATGATCTGGTTGAAAGGGTTCAGGCTAGTGATGAGGAGTTGAGGAATGGATTATGTGCTCTTTCAGCTGTGGAGATTGATGGGTTTTGGAGAATTGTTGATGAAAAATACATGGACATGATTCTGAGGATGCTTTTGCACAATTCAATTTTGAATGACTGGTCACTGGATGCACTCAACGAAGATGATGTTATGAGTGTGCTGGTGTCTGATGGATTTCCTGATAAGCTTGCCTGTCATTGTTTGCATGTTTATGGTAGTAAGGTGGATGGGGATGTGGGAAGGACTTGTGTTTGGAGGTTGGATGAGAGTCGTGTATGTGTGCATTTTGCAAGACAAATCTTGAGcgcagggaagaagaagatggagacTTTTATGGCTGAATGGTTGCAGAGGATTCCGGGTAGGATGCAGGCAAGTTTCAACATGTTGGAAGGTGAAGTTTTGACGGAGAAGCTTGGCGTTGAGACATGGGTTTATTCCTTCAGTGTTTCTTCATTGCCCTTAACACCTGCTGAACGTTTCAATATGCTCTTTAGAGAGCGGTCAAAATGGGAGTGGAAGGATTTACAGCCATATATAAG agatCTAAAAGTACCTGGCCTTTCTTCAGAAGGTTTGCTGCTCAAGTACACTCGAAGAACACAACCAACCTTAGATGCAGATCCTGTTTTCAGTTCAAGATAG